Proteins encoded together in one Drosophila albomicans strain 15112-1751.03 chromosome 2R, ASM965048v2, whole genome shotgun sequence window:
- the LOC117576983 gene encoding A-kinase anchor protein 17A isoform X1, producing MINIQTIENVADCTPLYLPHSLYLKPLAKMQISVALPEKIKTGKSVSNLEIMEKLSAELKPDKFLVLKVSKSTVNYIRFEAELDERKRLRLAIERLDGVSLRLSGFNEAFRVRCTEAKDEFPTRHDWDSYFRDARNMDEMKAGERPDTIHLTHLPIRWFCPRHSEHEEQVKPSESIFKRIFEKFGRVRAVDIPICDPYRKSMQSDISGMRTFSFEQDVLFEAYVQFEEYSSFVRAMDEFRSTKMVRKFVDKTQAININVNFDKQKHLSDSHVQRRERMRKRCVAKAQAEDEEREREKQKQVELAERERQKQDQLKLAELEKQREREEKRKEKHLKKIQERGQVEISQKIRVEERKLMIAQRKLESIRILEQVFERIQLKQKEKSHRGHHDDAKDVQRGRLVEKYKTATEKLVCDQRKIVQEIKSNTPLMGLLKSKSKKSGGTAASSEEEDTSSAANKKAKLNGNIVAANGNASTAAPAAQPGVLNPFKAVTAALAAGAVPGTAAAAAYSAEAATEWMQSLSMFGYGMPPVFPGAALYRPPAAPPFPVSSNYRGFAPRPRGRGRGRGRGGRAGYDGHSSSYYNPNHYDGDEGDDGYYHKSSRGRNRSRSSSYSRSRSRSRGRRLICRSRRSRSRSRSRSRSNYRKSSYSSRSRRSHSRSRSHSHSRSRSHSPAQRKNRKLASTRRSRTTSYSRSRSRTRSRRSNSRRERRLRSRSRSRSRSNSSKRVVLEADKLVASAEKIQRTIEQHTKDRMREEVREIKQNFRHQRTSSSTLQDNHMDNDGDALDTSARELDGDGNKRSSRRNSLVT from the exons atgatCAACATTCAGACTATAGAAAATGTGGCAGATTGCACGCCGCTTTACTTGCCACATAGCTTGTACCTCAAGCCACTGGCGAAAATGCAAATCTCGGTTGCATTACccgaaaaaattaaaaccgGCAAATCCGTCTCAAATCTGGAAATCATGGAGAAACTCAGTGCTGAACTCAAACCCGATAAATTCCTAGTGCTTAAA GTCTCTAAGAGCACTGTGAATTACATACGCTTCGAGGCAGAGTTAGATGAGCGCAAACGTTTGCGCTTGGCCATCGAACGTCTCGATGGAGTCTCTCTGCGCCTCTCCGGCTTCAATGAGGCCTTCCGTGTGCGCTGCACAGAAGCCAAGGATGAGTTTCCCACACGTCATGACTGGGACTCGTATTTTCGAGATGCCCGTAACATGGACGAAATGAAGGCGGGCGAACGTCCCGACACGATTCATTTGACCCATCTGCCCATACGCTGGTTCTGCCCACGGCATTCGGAGCATGAGGAGCAGGTGAAGCCCAGCGAGAGTATCTTCAAGCGTATCTTCGAGAAGTTTGGGCGTGTGCGTGCCGTCGACATACCCATTTGTGATCCGTATCGCAAGAGTATGCAATCTGATATCAGTGGTATGCGTACCTTTAGCTTTGAGCAGGATGTGCTTTTTGAGGC cTATGTGCAATTTGAAGAGTACTCGAGTTTTGTGCGTGCCATGGATGAGTTTAGAAGTACAAAGATGGTGCGAAAGTTTGTGGACAAAACACAAGCCATCAATATCAATGTGAACTTCGATAAGCAAAAGCATCTGAGTGATTCGCATGTGCAGCGACGCGAACGCATGAGGAAACGCTGTGTAGCCAAGGCACAGGCCGAGGATGAGGAACGGGAGCGCGAGAAGCAGAAACAAGTCGAGCTGGCGGAGCGTGAAAG GCAAAAGCAAGACCAATTGAAATTGGCCGAGTTGGAGAAACAACGCGAACGCGAGGAGAAGCGCAAagaaaagcatttgaaaaagaTCCAGGAGCGCGGCCAAGTGGAGATCTCGCAGAAGATACGCGTCGAGGAGCGCAAACTGATGATAGCACAGCGCAAGCTGGAGAGCATACGCATCCTGGAGCAGGTCTTCGAGCGCATACAG CTCAAACAGAAGGAAAAATCGCATCGCGGCCATCACGATGATGCCAAGGACGTGCAACGCGGTCGCCTGGTCGAAAAGTATAAAACTGCCACGGAAAAGTTGGTCTGTGATCAGCGCAAAATTGTGCAGGAAATCAAGAGTAATACGCCTCTCATGGGACTGCTCAAAAGCAAGTCGAAAAAGAGCGGCGgcacagcagccagcagcgaAGAGGAAGATACATCAAGTGCAGCAAATAAGAAGGCAAAGTTGAATGGCAACATTGTGGCAGCAAATGGCAACGCGTCCactgctgctccagctgctcaACCTGGTGTGCTCAATCCCTTCAAGGCAGTAACTGCAGCTTTGGCAGCTGGCGCTGTGCCAGgcacagctgctgccgccgcctaCAGCGCCGAGGCGGCCACCGAATGGATGCAGTCACTGTCCATGTTTGGCTATGGCATGCCTCCCGTTTTCCCTGGCGCTGCACTTTACCGTCCACCGGCAGCTCCACCTTTTCCCGTCTCCAGTAATTATCGTGGCTTTGCGCCGCGACCACGCGGTCGTGGGAGAGGTCGCGGTCGTGGTGGTCGCGCTGGCTACGATGGTCACTCCTCCTCGTACTACAATCCAAATCATTATGATGGCGACGAGGGAGATGATGGCTACTATCACAAGTCGTCACGCGGCAG AAATCGATCACGTTCCAGCTCATATTcacgcagtcgcagtcgctctCGTGGTCGTCG TCTCATCTGTCGTTCGAGACGCAGCAGAAGCCGTagtcgcagccgcagccgTTCCAACTACCGCAAGTCGTCCTATTCATCGCGTTCCAG ACGCAGCCACAGTCGTTCTCGCTCCCATTCACATTCGCGCAGTCGTAGCCATTCGCCGGCGCAGAGAAAGAATCGTAAATTGGCCTCAACGCGTCGCTCACGCACCACAAGCTACTCCCGTTCACGCTCTCGTACCCGTTCTCGACGGTCCAACTCACGTCGTGAGCGTCGCTTGCgtagccgcagtcgcagtcgtagTCGCAGCAATTCATCCAAGCGCGTCGTGCTGGAGGCCGATAAGTTGGTGGCATCGGCCGAGAAGATACAACGCACCATTGAACAGCACACCAAGGATCGTATGCGCGAAGAGGTGCGTGAGATTAAGCAGAACTTTCGGCATCAACGAACCAGTTCCAGCACACTGCAGGATAATCATATGGATAATGATGGCGATGCGTTGGATACCAGTGCAAGAGAATTGGATGGCGATGGCAATAAGCGAAGCAGTCGTCGCAATTCTCTAGTTACCTAG
- the LOC117576983 gene encoding A-kinase anchor protein 17A isoform X2: MQISVALPEKIKTGKSVSNLEIMEKLSAELKPDKFLVLKVSKSTVNYIRFEAELDERKRLRLAIERLDGVSLRLSGFNEAFRVRCTEAKDEFPTRHDWDSYFRDARNMDEMKAGERPDTIHLTHLPIRWFCPRHSEHEEQVKPSESIFKRIFEKFGRVRAVDIPICDPYRKSMQSDISGMRTFSFEQDVLFEAYVQFEEYSSFVRAMDEFRSTKMVRKFVDKTQAININVNFDKQKHLSDSHVQRRERMRKRCVAKAQAEDEEREREKQKQVELAERERQKQDQLKLAELEKQREREEKRKEKHLKKIQERGQVEISQKIRVEERKLMIAQRKLESIRILEQVFERIQLKQKEKSHRGHHDDAKDVQRGRLVEKYKTATEKLVCDQRKIVQEIKSNTPLMGLLKSKSKKSGGTAASSEEEDTSSAANKKAKLNGNIVAANGNASTAAPAAQPGVLNPFKAVTAALAAGAVPGTAAAAAYSAEAATEWMQSLSMFGYGMPPVFPGAALYRPPAAPPFPVSSNYRGFAPRPRGRGRGRGRGGRAGYDGHSSSYYNPNHYDGDEGDDGYYHKSSRGRNRSRSSSYSRSRSRSRGRRLICRSRRSRSRSRSRSRSNYRKSSYSSRSRRSHSRSRSHSHSRSRSHSPAQRKNRKLASTRRSRTTSYSRSRSRTRSRRSNSRRERRLRSRSRSRSRSNSSKRVVLEADKLVASAEKIQRTIEQHTKDRMREEVREIKQNFRHQRTSSSTLQDNHMDNDGDALDTSARELDGDGNKRSSRRNSLVT; this comes from the exons ATGCAAATCTCGGTTGCATTACccgaaaaaattaaaaccgGCAAATCCGTCTCAAATCTGGAAATCATGGAGAAACTCAGTGCTGAACTCAAACCCGATAAATTCCTAGTGCTTAAA GTCTCTAAGAGCACTGTGAATTACATACGCTTCGAGGCAGAGTTAGATGAGCGCAAACGTTTGCGCTTGGCCATCGAACGTCTCGATGGAGTCTCTCTGCGCCTCTCCGGCTTCAATGAGGCCTTCCGTGTGCGCTGCACAGAAGCCAAGGATGAGTTTCCCACACGTCATGACTGGGACTCGTATTTTCGAGATGCCCGTAACATGGACGAAATGAAGGCGGGCGAACGTCCCGACACGATTCATTTGACCCATCTGCCCATACGCTGGTTCTGCCCACGGCATTCGGAGCATGAGGAGCAGGTGAAGCCCAGCGAGAGTATCTTCAAGCGTATCTTCGAGAAGTTTGGGCGTGTGCGTGCCGTCGACATACCCATTTGTGATCCGTATCGCAAGAGTATGCAATCTGATATCAGTGGTATGCGTACCTTTAGCTTTGAGCAGGATGTGCTTTTTGAGGC cTATGTGCAATTTGAAGAGTACTCGAGTTTTGTGCGTGCCATGGATGAGTTTAGAAGTACAAAGATGGTGCGAAAGTTTGTGGACAAAACACAAGCCATCAATATCAATGTGAACTTCGATAAGCAAAAGCATCTGAGTGATTCGCATGTGCAGCGACGCGAACGCATGAGGAAACGCTGTGTAGCCAAGGCACAGGCCGAGGATGAGGAACGGGAGCGCGAGAAGCAGAAACAAGTCGAGCTGGCGGAGCGTGAAAG GCAAAAGCAAGACCAATTGAAATTGGCCGAGTTGGAGAAACAACGCGAACGCGAGGAGAAGCGCAAagaaaagcatttgaaaaagaTCCAGGAGCGCGGCCAAGTGGAGATCTCGCAGAAGATACGCGTCGAGGAGCGCAAACTGATGATAGCACAGCGCAAGCTGGAGAGCATACGCATCCTGGAGCAGGTCTTCGAGCGCATACAG CTCAAACAGAAGGAAAAATCGCATCGCGGCCATCACGATGATGCCAAGGACGTGCAACGCGGTCGCCTGGTCGAAAAGTATAAAACTGCCACGGAAAAGTTGGTCTGTGATCAGCGCAAAATTGTGCAGGAAATCAAGAGTAATACGCCTCTCATGGGACTGCTCAAAAGCAAGTCGAAAAAGAGCGGCGgcacagcagccagcagcgaAGAGGAAGATACATCAAGTGCAGCAAATAAGAAGGCAAAGTTGAATGGCAACATTGTGGCAGCAAATGGCAACGCGTCCactgctgctccagctgctcaACCTGGTGTGCTCAATCCCTTCAAGGCAGTAACTGCAGCTTTGGCAGCTGGCGCTGTGCCAGgcacagctgctgccgccgcctaCAGCGCCGAGGCGGCCACCGAATGGATGCAGTCACTGTCCATGTTTGGCTATGGCATGCCTCCCGTTTTCCCTGGCGCTGCACTTTACCGTCCACCGGCAGCTCCACCTTTTCCCGTCTCCAGTAATTATCGTGGCTTTGCGCCGCGACCACGCGGTCGTGGGAGAGGTCGCGGTCGTGGTGGTCGCGCTGGCTACGATGGTCACTCCTCCTCGTACTACAATCCAAATCATTATGATGGCGACGAGGGAGATGATGGCTACTATCACAAGTCGTCACGCGGCAG AAATCGATCACGTTCCAGCTCATATTcacgcagtcgcagtcgctctCGTGGTCGTCG TCTCATCTGTCGTTCGAGACGCAGCAGAAGCCGTagtcgcagccgcagccgTTCCAACTACCGCAAGTCGTCCTATTCATCGCGTTCCAG ACGCAGCCACAGTCGTTCTCGCTCCCATTCACATTCGCGCAGTCGTAGCCATTCGCCGGCGCAGAGAAAGAATCGTAAATTGGCCTCAACGCGTCGCTCACGCACCACAAGCTACTCCCGTTCACGCTCTCGTACCCGTTCTCGACGGTCCAACTCACGTCGTGAGCGTCGCTTGCgtagccgcagtcgcagtcgtagTCGCAGCAATTCATCCAAGCGCGTCGTGCTGGAGGCCGATAAGTTGGTGGCATCGGCCGAGAAGATACAACGCACCATTGAACAGCACACCAAGGATCGTATGCGCGAAGAGGTGCGTGAGATTAAGCAGAACTTTCGGCATCAACGAACCAGTTCCAGCACACTGCAGGATAATCATATGGATAATGATGGCGATGCGTTGGATACCAGTGCAAGAGAATTGGATGGCGATGGCAATAAGCGAAGCAGTCGTCGCAATTCTCTAGTTACCTAG
- the LOC117576983 gene encoding A-kinase anchor protein 17A isoform X3 translates to MINIQTIENVADCTPLYLPHSLYLKPLAKMQISVALPEKIKTGKSVSNLEIMEKLSAELKPDKFLVLKVSKSTVNYIRFEAELDERKRLRLAIERLDGVSLRLSGFNEAFRVRCTEAKDEFPTRHDWDSYFRDARNMDEMKAGERPDTIHLTHLPIRWFCPRHSEHEEQVKPSESIFKRIFEKFGRVRAVDIPICDPYRKSMQSDISGMRTFSFEQDVLFEAYVQFEEYSSFVRAMDEFRSTKMVRKFVDKTQAININVNFDKQKHLSDSHVQRRERMRKRCVAKAQAEDEEREREKQKQVELAERESFLTLLDETVNKLFLANPQNKTKLQINQTTTNQPQKLCAKLLQPNLQAKARPIEIGRVGETTRTRGEAQRKAFEKDPGARPSGDLAEDTRRGAQTDDSTAQAGEHTHPGAGLRAHTAQTEGKIASRPSR, encoded by the exons atgatCAACATTCAGACTATAGAAAATGTGGCAGATTGCACGCCGCTTTACTTGCCACATAGCTTGTACCTCAAGCCACTGGCGAAAATGCAAATCTCGGTTGCATTACccgaaaaaattaaaaccgGCAAATCCGTCTCAAATCTGGAAATCATGGAGAAACTCAGTGCTGAACTCAAACCCGATAAATTCCTAGTGCTTAAA GTCTCTAAGAGCACTGTGAATTACATACGCTTCGAGGCAGAGTTAGATGAGCGCAAACGTTTGCGCTTGGCCATCGAACGTCTCGATGGAGTCTCTCTGCGCCTCTCCGGCTTCAATGAGGCCTTCCGTGTGCGCTGCACAGAAGCCAAGGATGAGTTTCCCACACGTCATGACTGGGACTCGTATTTTCGAGATGCCCGTAACATGGACGAAATGAAGGCGGGCGAACGTCCCGACACGATTCATTTGACCCATCTGCCCATACGCTGGTTCTGCCCACGGCATTCGGAGCATGAGGAGCAGGTGAAGCCCAGCGAGAGTATCTTCAAGCGTATCTTCGAGAAGTTTGGGCGTGTGCGTGCCGTCGACATACCCATTTGTGATCCGTATCGCAAGAGTATGCAATCTGATATCAGTGGTATGCGTACCTTTAGCTTTGAGCAGGATGTGCTTTTTGAGGC cTATGTGCAATTTGAAGAGTACTCGAGTTTTGTGCGTGCCATGGATGAGTTTAGAAGTACAAAGATGGTGCGAAAGTTTGTGGACAAAACACAAGCCATCAATATCAATGTGAACTTCGATAAGCAAAAGCATCTGAGTGATTCGCATGTGCAGCGACGCGAACGCATGAGGAAACGCTGTGTAGCCAAGGCACAGGCCGAGGATGAGGAACGGGAGCGCGAGAAGCAGAAACAAGTCGAGCTGGCGGAGCGTGAAAG TTTTCTGACTCTTTTAGACGAAACAGTTAACAAGTTGTTTTTAGCAAatccacaaaacaaaacaaaattgcaaatcaatcaaacaacaacaaatcaaccACAAAAACTATGCGCAAAATTgttgcaaccaaatttacaGGCAAAAGCAAGACCAATTGAAATTGGCCGAGTTGGAGAAACAACGCGAACGCGAGGAGAAGCGCAAagaaaagcatttgaaaaagaTCCAGGAGCGCGGCCAAGTGGAGATCTCGCAGAAGATACGCGTCGAGGAGCGCAAACTGATGATAGCACAGCGCAAGCTGGAGAGCATACGCATCCTGGAGCAGGTCTTCGAGCGCATACAG CTCAAACAGAAGGAAAAATCGCATCGCGGCCATCACGATGA